In Methylomonas sp. MK1, the following are encoded in one genomic region:
- a CDS encoding TonB-dependent siderophore receptor, which yields MASYPFRKAPCMGKPTQYNLWPLSLTIAAALSTPTAIAAEQNIAFDIPAQSLSSALNAFADTANVQLSYPAEMTAGLKSSGVSGQLTARQALQKLLAGTGVVAGTTGNGTITLQKAPDSHNDVSTLSAVTVSGNRQYANAADPYSQDYAVTNAFAATKTDTPLVETPISIQVVPRSVMDDQKSGKVKEVLENVSGVRPQPSLGGGVGFIVRGFNTNNIYRNGLLQDGGYFGDMDSGNLENIEVIKGPSQLYGRTEPGGMINLTTKKPLDHPYYSLEQQFGSYDLYRTQWDASGPINGDKSLLYRFSGAYQSNGSFRDFVSVDRMLFNPSITWRPSDTTDITVDIEGSEKNAPADFGIPALGKRPANIPISRNLGDPNTRIGDQSSTKVGSEINHRFNDDWAIHNRFLASLSDSTTSFVNPAPAFDPGLALNQATGILQRNIFRQTSEQEHYATNLDVTGKFAISETKHDVLFGFDFYRTFNRYGTSGQWVDANPALAIDINNPFPSYGISPATFDAAYLSDSEPGLNRSVIYNNWYGAYFQDQITLWDRLHIMGGGRYDWAETGRGNAASFADADALVKPNTRKDEGFSPRVGILYEAFDQLSVYGNWITSLGANNAPASNGNRFDPQIGEQFEAGIKTQLFDQRLLATLAYYHLTKDNILVNDLSTANLYDKIANLQRSQGIELDMTGYLSNNFSLIGSYAFTDARIIKDYNGGTQGNRLNNVPEHSGSLWLKYDMNGYAARDGFSVGLGGVAAGTREGDNANSFQMPGYVRMDAFVAYKQKVGGSRISAQFNIRNLLDKRYYESTDPDSNVAPGLGVYPGAPLTAIGSIRVEY from the coding sequence ATGGCATCTTATCCGTTCCGCAAAGCCCCTTGCATGGGCAAGCCGACCCAATACAACCTTTGGCCTTTGTCTCTGACAATCGCCGCCGCTCTGAGCACCCCGACCGCGATTGCCGCCGAACAAAACATCGCTTTCGACATTCCCGCGCAAAGCTTAAGCAGCGCATTAAATGCATTTGCCGACACCGCCAACGTACAGCTTAGTTATCCGGCGGAAATGACGGCAGGCTTGAAATCGTCCGGTGTCAGCGGCCAATTGACGGCCCGGCAAGCTTTACAAAAACTACTGGCCGGCACCGGCGTGGTAGCCGGTACCACCGGTAACGGCACTATTACGCTACAAAAAGCGCCGGATTCACACAATGACGTTTCAACGTTGTCAGCGGTCACGGTGTCCGGCAATCGCCAGTATGCCAACGCAGCCGACCCTTACAGCCAGGATTACGCAGTAACCAACGCCTTTGCCGCCACCAAGACCGACACCCCGCTGGTAGAAACGCCTATTTCAATTCAGGTCGTACCGAGATCGGTGATGGACGACCAAAAATCGGGCAAGGTTAAAGAGGTGTTGGAAAACGTTAGCGGCGTGCGTCCCCAGCCGTCATTAGGCGGTGGTGTCGGTTTCATTGTGCGCGGTTTTAATACTAATAACATCTATCGGAACGGCCTGTTACAAGACGGGGGCTATTTCGGCGACATGGACTCCGGTAATTTGGAGAACATCGAGGTCATTAAAGGCCCGTCGCAACTCTACGGTCGGACCGAACCGGGCGGCATGATCAACCTGACTACCAAGAAACCCTTGGACCACCCCTATTACTCCTTGGAACAACAGTTTGGCTCCTACGATTTATATCGCACCCAATGGGATGCCAGTGGGCCGATTAATGGCGATAAATCGCTGCTGTACCGCTTTTCCGGCGCGTACCAAAGCAACGGCTCGTTCCGCGACTTTGTATCCGTGGACCGAATGCTGTTCAATCCCAGCATCACCTGGCGCCCCAGCGACACTACCGACATTACCGTCGATATTGAAGGCAGCGAAAAAAACGCACCGGCGGATTTCGGGATTCCCGCGCTAGGCAAACGTCCGGCCAACATCCCGATCAGTCGCAACTTGGGTGATCCGAATACACGGATAGGAGATCAATCCAGCACCAAAGTCGGCAGCGAAATTAACCATCGCTTTAACGATGATTGGGCGATACATAACCGTTTCCTGGCCAGCCTATCCGACAGCACGACTAGCTTCGTCAACCCCGCGCCGGCTTTCGATCCTGGCTTAGCGTTGAATCAAGCCACCGGCATTCTGCAACGCAACATCTTTCGGCAAACTTCAGAGCAAGAACATTACGCGACTAACCTGGATGTTACCGGCAAGTTCGCGATCAGCGAAACCAAACACGACGTATTGTTCGGTTTCGATTTTTACCGCACCTTTAACCGATACGGCACTTCAGGACAATGGGTTGACGCGAATCCGGCCCTGGCAATCGACATCAATAACCCATTTCCCAGTTACGGCATCTCGCCGGCGACATTCGACGCTGCTTACTTGAGCGATTCCGAGCCGGGTTTGAATCGCAGCGTGATATACAACAATTGGTACGGTGCTTATTTCCAAGACCAAATCACGCTTTGGGACAGACTGCATATCATGGGCGGTGGCCGTTACGACTGGGCGGAAACCGGACGCGGCAATGCCGCCAGCTTTGCGGACGCCGACGCACTGGTGAAGCCTAACACCCGCAAAGACGAGGGGTTTAGCCCGCGAGTCGGTATACTCTACGAAGCATTTGATCAATTGAGCGTATACGGCAATTGGATAACTTCGCTCGGCGCCAATAATGCGCCGGCTTCGAACGGAAACCGCTTCGATCCGCAAATCGGCGAGCAATTCGAAGCAGGCATAAAGACCCAATTGTTTGATCAACGCCTGCTGGCAACCTTGGCGTACTACCATTTGACCAAGGATAACATCCTGGTCAACGACCTGAGCACGGCCAATCTCTACGACAAAATTGCCAATCTACAACGCAGCCAAGGAATCGAGTTAGACATGACCGGGTATCTGAGCAATAACTTCAGCCTGATCGGCAGCTACGCCTTTACCGATGCCCGCATCATCAAGGACTACAACGGCGGCACCCAGGGCAACCGCTTGAACAATGTCCCCGAACATTCCGGCAGCCTATGGCTTAAGTACGACATGAACGGCTATGCGGCGCGGGATGGCTTTAGTGTCGGTCTGGGCGGTGTGGCCGCCGGCACGCGCGAAGGCGATAACGCCAATAGCTTCCAAATGCCCGGTTATGTCAGGATGGACGCCTTCGTCGCGTATAAACAAAAAGTCGGCGGCTCGCGAATAAGCGCGCAGTTTAATATTCGTAACCTACTCGACAAGCGCTACTACGAATCCACCGATCCCGATTCCAACGTCGCGCCGGGTTTGGGTGTTTATCCGGGAGCGCCGCTGACCGCTATCGGCTCGATTCGAGTGGAATATTGA
- a CDS encoding FecR family protein, whose protein sequence is MTENQPPADSDNPDAISEQATTWFVRLRAESVTVDERRQFRIWHQADPAHREAYAEIAAFWEDADFHATLDATTLSPQILRCNKPAKSPWRRLVIAPGAKPLLAAAASLVIAAIIYRPALSCWKADYCTAVGEIKTVQLSDGSQVTLNSDTALNVNMRNGQRHVQLARGEAFFEVQHDPQHPFQVDGGYSNTRVLGTRFVVRENADSDIVSVVSGVVEVSRDRQNPATLNANDSIAVDARHQGEVSHQPTGNATAWLKGSASFDNAPLKEVIAEIGRYRRGSLIIRNQALQNLKVSGRFDIRDTDKALESLQQTLPIRIYRLTPWLVLIA, encoded by the coding sequence ATGACCGAAAACCAACCGCCCGCAGACTCTGATAACCCCGATGCCATTAGCGAGCAGGCGACGACGTGGTTTGTGCGACTGCGCGCCGAGTCGGTAACGGTGGATGAGCGCAGACAATTTCGAATCTGGCATCAAGCCGACCCGGCTCACCGCGAGGCCTATGCCGAAATCGCTGCATTTTGGGAGGATGCCGATTTCCACGCAACGCTAGACGCCACAACATTGTCGCCGCAAATTTTGCGATGTAATAAACCGGCCAAAAGCCCATGGCGGCGTTTAGTCATCGCCCCCGGTGCCAAACCGTTGTTAGCCGCAGCCGCCAGCCTGGTCATCGCCGCGATTATTTATCGGCCGGCTTTAAGCTGCTGGAAGGCGGACTACTGCACCGCCGTCGGCGAAATAAAAACCGTACAACTCAGCGACGGCAGCCAAGTCACTTTAAATTCCGACACCGCTCTTAACGTTAACATGCGTAATGGTCAGCGCCATGTCCAGCTAGCCCGGGGCGAAGCGTTTTTTGAAGTGCAACACGACCCCCAACATCCTTTTCAGGTGGATGGCGGCTACAGCAACACGCGGGTATTGGGTACGCGTTTCGTGGTTAGAGAAAACGCCGACAGCGACATTGTCAGCGTGGTGAGCGGGGTGGTGGAAGTCAGCCGGGATCGGCAAAATCCGGCCACCTTAAATGCCAATGACAGCATCGCGGTCGACGCTCGTCACCAAGGCGAAGTCAGCCACCAGCCAACCGGCAACGCCACGGCGTGGTTAAAAGGCAGCGCCTCGTTCGACAACGCTCCGCTCAAGGAGGTGATTGCGGAAATTGGCCGCTATCGGCGTGGTAGCCTGATAATCCGCAATCAGGCATTGCAGAACCTGAAAGTCAGCGGCCGTTTCGATATTCGCGATACTGATAAGGCATTGGAGTCTTTACAGCAAACACTGCCGATACGAATTTATCGATTAACGCCATGGCTGGTACTGATCGCTTGA
- a CDS encoding RNA polymerase sigma factor: MTPDISSLYRLHCKELLHHLLRIVKCPETAEDLLQESYLILARTANDTPIDHPRGFLYRTASNLAMDHLRHHKVIERHQEATRHLDELQLAGVESELADQQWRTLLHQTIYELPPRCRNAFILHKIHGLSYREVASVLDISESAVEKHIVKGLMYCRKQLGNHFGRPYRTD; the protein is encoded by the coding sequence ATGACCCCGGACATCAGCTCGCTGTATCGACTGCATTGCAAGGAGCTGCTGCACCATTTGCTGCGGATAGTCAAATGCCCGGAAACCGCGGAAGATTTGCTGCAAGAAAGCTATCTGATCTTGGCCCGCACCGCCAACGATACGCCCATAGACCACCCGCGCGGATTTTTATACCGCACCGCCAGCAATCTGGCGATGGATCACCTGCGCCACCATAAAGTCATCGAGCGTCATCAGGAAGCGACGCGGCATCTGGATGAGCTGCAACTGGCCGGAGTGGAAAGCGAATTAGCCGATCAGCAATGGCGCACCCTGTTGCACCAAACCATCTACGAATTGCCGCCGCGCTGCCGCAATGCATTTATCCTGCATAAAATTCATGGATTGAGTTATCGGGAAGTGGCTAGTGTTCTGGATATTTCCGAGAGCGCCGTGGAGAAACACATCGTCAAAGGCTTGATGTATTGCCGCAAACAGCTAGGCAATCATTTTGGCCGCCCCTATCGGACCGACTGA